Proteins encoded in a region of the Populus nigra chromosome 3, ddPopNigr1.1, whole genome shotgun sequence genome:
- the LOC133688830 gene encoding uncharacterized protein LOC133688830, translating into MSRLAPLSEEPINEDEEYSTNCSKKKGYSWKNWLKTHFYLVFNKKSDLKVLLSVLGCPLFPVSIHYKLPINEVSSSAQYIIQHFSAATGCRKLQGEVKNIFATGKVTMAMVDELGGSAMAGATTVAEKGCFVMWQMAPNKWLIELVVDGHKVVAGSDGNVAWRHTPWLASHAAKGGVRPLRRALQGLDPMAISAVFSPAQYIGEKCVSGTDCFVLKLSADQADLAARSDSTAEMIKHIIFGYFSQRSGLLVHLEDSYLTRIQSPGTYPTYWETTMATKIEDYRIVEGVMIAHGGQSSVMITRFGDSLKSGLSITRMEETWTIDDLAFNVPGLSMDCFIPPEEMQKDYPEENLDWRSPLHR; encoded by the exons ATGAGTCGTCTTGCACCGTTATCAGAGGAACCCATAAACGAAGATGAAGAATACAGCACAAACTGTTCAAAGAAGAAGGGTTACTCATGGAAAAACTGGCTCAAGACTCATTTCTATCttgttttcaacaaaaaatcTGACCTTAAAGTTCTTCTAAGTGTTCTTGGATGCCCTCTCTTTCCTGTCTCCATCCATTATAAATTACCCATCAATGAG GTATCCTCCTCAGCTCAATACATTATACAACACTTCAGTGCAGCAACCGGTTGCCGGAAATTACAAGGAGAAGTGAAGAACATTTTTGCTACAGGAAAAGTTACAATGGCCATGGTTGACGAGCTTGGTGGCTCAGCTATGGCTGGAGCCACTACAGTTGCAGAAAAGGGGTGTTTTGTAATGTGGCAAATGGCCCCTAACAAGTGGCTAATCGAGCTAGTTGTTGATGGTCATAAAGTTGTTGCTGGTAGTGATGGCAATGTGGCTTGGCGTCACACTCCTTGGCTTGCCTCTCATGCAGCTAAAGGTGGAGTTCGGCCTCTACGCCGAGCTCTTCAG GGACTAGATCCCATGGCAATATCAGCTGTGTTCTCTCCAGCACAATACATTGGAGAAAAGTGTGTCTCAGGCACAGATTGTTTCGTACTGAAATTGTCTGCTGATCAAGCAGACTTGGCTGCTCGAAGCGATAGCACAGCAGAGATGATCAAGCACATAATATTCGGCTActttagccaaagaagtggccTGCTGGTGCATCTAGAAGACTCGTACTTAACCAGAATTCAGTCTCCAGGAACCTACCCCACATATTGGGAAACCACAATGGCAACAAAAATCGAAGACTATCGGATAGTGGAGGGTGTGATGATAGCACATGGTGGTCAATCAAGTGTAATGATCACAAGGTTTGGGGACAGCTTGAAGTCAGGTCTTTCGATCACGCGAATGGAGGAGACATGGACAATCGATGATCTTGCATTCAATGTACCTGGACTCTCAATGGACTGCTTCATCCCTCCCGAAGAAATGCAAAAGGACTATCCAGAGGAGAATCTTGACTGGAGATCACCATTGCATCGATGA
- the LOC133689300 gene encoding LOW QUALITY PROTEIN: fatty acyl-CoA reductase 2, chloroplastic-like (The sequence of the model RefSeq protein was modified relative to this genomic sequence to represent the inferred CDS: substituted 2 bases at 2 genomic stop codons), whose product MSSGFPSVLTERSAVGSDQDHNAAVRDSGSLVLSPNGKGQPEIAVTDLVPCGGPTSSLVEMQDGIGIVKFLRGKCFFISGSTGFLVKVLIKKILRTMPDVGKIHLLIKAKDKEAAIARLKNEVLNAELFKCLRETYGISYQSFMLSKLVPVVRNVCESNLGFKKDLADEIANEVDVIINXAANTSFDERYDVAIDVNTRGTCHLVRFAKKCQKLKLFLQVSTAYVNGQRQGRIMEKPLCFGDCIARENSIISENTALDIENEVKLALNSKEDFQENEVAQKMKDLGLERAKRYGWQDTYVFTKAMGEMVVDNTRGDIPVVVIRPGVIESTWKEPFPGWMEGNRMMDPIVLCYGKGXLTGFLSDPNGVLDVVPADMVVNATLAAIAWHGMERKSDINVYLIASSVVNPLVFQDLATLLYEHYNSSPYMDSNGRPIHVPSMQLFSSMEDFSVHLWRDVIQQSRLAEKASSDRKLSQKHENICRKSLEQAKYLVNIYEPYTFHGGRFDNSNTQKLMERMSENEKGEFGFDVGSIDGIDYITNVHIPGLRRHVMKGRGMRG is encoded by the exons ATGTCTAGTGGATTTCCTTCAGTTTTAACAGAAAGATCAGCAGTGGGTAGTGATCAGGATCATAATGCAGCTGTTAGGGATTCAGGAAGTTTGGTTTTGTCTCCAAATGGAAAAGGGCAACCTGAAATTGCTGTTACGGACCTTGTGCCTTGTGGTGGACCAACTAGTTCTTTGGTGGAGATGCAAGATGGTATTGGCATTGTCAAATTTCTTAGAGGGAAATGTTTCTTCATCAGTGGTTCAACTGGGTTTCTGGTCAAAG TTCTTATTAAGAAGATTTTAAGGACCATGCCTGATGTGGGAAAGATACATCTTTTGATCAAGGCAAAAGACAAGGAAGCTGCAATTGCGAGATTGAAAAATGAGGTGT TAAATGCAGAGCTATTCAAGTGCCTCAGAGAGACCTATGGGATTTCCTACCAATCTTTTATGTTGAGCAAACTAGTTCCTGTGGTAAGAAATGTCTGCGAATCCAATCTTGGGTTCAAAAAAGATTTAGCAGATGAGATTGCTAATGAAGTTGACGTAATCATTAACTAAGCAGCTAATACAAGTTTTGATGAAAG GTATGATGTTGCTATTGATGTCAACACGCGAGGAACTTGCCACCTCGTGAGATTTGCGAAGAAGTGCCAGAAACTCAAGCTCTTCTTGCAAGTATCAACAG CTTATGTCAATGGACAAAGACAAGGAAGAATTATGGAGAAGCCACTCTGTTTTGGCGACTGCATAGCAAGGGAAAATTCAATAATCTCTGAAAACACAGCATTAGACATCGAAAATGAAGTGAAGCTGGCCTTAAATTCCAAGGaagattttcaagaaaatgaagTGGCTCAAAAGATGAAAGATTTGGGTTTAGAAAG GGCAAAAAGATATGGGTGGCAAGATACTTATGTATTCACCAAGGCTATGGGGGAGATGGTGGTTGATAACACGAGAGGAGACATACCGGTTGTCGTAATTCGACCAGGTGTCATTGAGAGCACATGGAAAGAACCATTCCCAGGATGGATGGAAGGGAATAG GATGATGGATCCTATAGTTTTGTGCTATGGAAAAGGGTAGCTCACAGGTTTTTTATCAGACCCAAATGGAGTCCTTGATGTG GTCCCAGCAGATATGGTGGTTAATGCAACATTGGCAGCAATAGCTTGGCATGGAATGGAGCGAAAATCAGATATCAATGTCTACCTGATTGCTTCATCCGTTGTCAATCCACTTGTTTTCCAAGACCTGGCTACATTGCTCTACGAACACTACAATTCCTCTCCATACATGGACTCAAATGGCCGACCAATCCATGTTCCATCAATGCAGCTCTTCAGCTCCATGGAAGACTTCTCTGTTCATCTATGGAGAGATGTCATTCAGCAAAGTCGGTTAGCAGAAAAGGCCTCATCGGATAGGAAGCTGTcgcaaaaacatgaaaatatatgcAGAAAATCACTGGAACAAGCTAAGTACTTGGTCAATATATACGAGCCATACACTTTCCATGGTGGAAG GTTTGATAATAGCAATACTCAAAAATTGATGGAGAGAATGTCAGAAAATGAGAAGGGAGAATTTGGATTTGACGTGGGAAGCATTGACGGGATAGATTATATTACAAATGTACATATCCCAGGCCTGAGGAGGCATGTCATGAAGGGGAGAGGAATGCGTGGCTGA
- the LOC133688190 gene encoding F-box/kelch-repeat protein At1g15670-like translates to MTELIPSLPDEIALECLFRLHYTTHRVASQVCKRWRPVLQSRDFYYQRKQNGLTHKAACLIQAIPDQNGSSQPKPIGPPKYGVSIFDSVNGSWDRVDPVPAYPDGLPLFCQVTSSEGKLVLLGGWDPVKYEPLSQVFVYEFTTRQWRRGKDMPENRSFFAVGELNGRIIIAGGHDENKNALKTAWVYDVIQDEWAELPQMSQERDECEGVVIGSEFWVVSGYRTDSQGGFEGSAESIELGASKWKRVEGAWKASQCPRSSLGVGSDEKLFSWAESDSALKVGASSVHLGEKTFVSGSAHEGGPQGFFLVDGQNGKWEKLNVTGEFSGFVQSGCCVEI, encoded by the coding sequence ATGACCGAGTTAATACCAAGTCTGCCCGACGAAATAGCCCTCGAATGCCTCTTTCGCCTTCACTACACTACTCACCGAGTCGCGTCCCAAGTTTGCAAACGCTGGCGTCCGGTTCTTCAAAGCAGAGATTTTTACTATCAGAGAAAGCAGAACGGGCTTACCCACAAAGCTGCTTGCTTAATCCAAGCTATCCCGGACCAGAACGGTTCGAGCCAACCCAAACCGATTGGACCCCCCAAATATGGAGTTTCTATATTTGACTCTGTTAATGGGTCGTGGGACCGGGTCGACCCGGTTCCGGCGTACCCAGACGGCCTTCCTTTGTTctgccaagtcacaagctcgGAGGGCAAGCTCGTCCTCTTGGGAGGATGGGACCCGGTGAAGTACGAGCCTCTGAGTCAAGTCTTTGTTTACGAGTTCACCACCCGTCAATGGAGGCGAGGCAAGGACATGCCAGAAAATCGTTCCTTTTTCGCTGTAGGTGAGTTGAACGGCCGGATTATAATCGCTGGTGGCCATGACGAGAACAAGAACGCGTTGAAAACAGCCTGGGTGTATGATGTGATTCAGGACGAGTGGGCTGAGTTACCCCAGATGAGCCAGGAGCGAGACGAGTGCGAGGGAGTTGTGATTGGGTCCGAGTTCTGGGTCGTGAGTGGATACAGAACTGACAGTCAAGGCGGGTTTGAGGGAAGCGCCGAGTCGATTGAACTCGGAGCGAGCAAGTGGAAGCGAGTTGAGGGCGCGTGGAAAGCGAGCCAGTGCCCAAGGTCCTCTCTCGGAGTGGGCAGCGATGAGAAACTGTTCAGCTGGGCCGAGTCTGATTCGGCGTTGAAAGTCGGGGCAAGTAGCGTCCATCTAGGTGAAAAGACATTTGTGTCCGGATCAGCTCATGAAGGCGGGCCACAAGGGTTCTTTCTTGTGGATGGACAAAATGGTAAATGGGAGAAGTTAAATGTGACAGGTGAATTTTCTGGATTTGTTCAATCTGGCTGCTGTGTGGAGATATAG
- the LOC133688909 gene encoding histone-lysine N-methyltransferase ATXR4 isoform X2 gives MSHLVRYSRYLSRFKTPHFPRSQHSTLPFSTTTEDYNKPSRPDPPPIRVALTESAGRGVFSTRKIGAGDLIHTAKPILAHPSLSTINTVCYFCLKKLTSTEFHGKGVAFCSQECKENAKVFYEVETKADWLAFDDYCRNKGLKYPLLVKRLTCMVISGAASAESLDILQPSNLSHEMVLEMEEGYGLLKSGFAMANISDEQMAFLTKEWYNSIIARIRINAFRIELAVGSYEDLLSSAAACIEAEAAVGNAVYMLPSLYNHDCDPNAHIVWIDNADAQLKALCDVEEDEELRICYIDASMDHDARQSFLLQGFGFKCNCLRCLSGD, from the exons ATGTCCCATTTAGTCCGTTATAGCCGTTACCTTTCCCGCTTCAAAACCCCACATTTCCCAAGATCCCAACATTCCACACTTCCCTTCTCCACCACCACAGAAGATTACAACAAACCTTCCCGACCCGATCCGCCTCCGATTCGAGTCGCACTCACTGAGTCAGCTGGTCGAGGCGTGTTTTCCACTAGGAAAATCGGTGCTGGAGATCTCATACACACTGCAAAACCTATTTTGGCTCATCCTTCTCTTTCGACTATTAACACTGTCTGTTATTTTTGCCTCAAGAAGTTAACTTCGACCGAGTTTCATGGAAAAGGGGTTGCCTTTTGCAGTCAAGAGTGTAAAGAGAATGCTAAG GTGTTTTATGAAGTTGAGACGAAAGCAGATTGGTTAGCTTTTGATGACTATTGTCG TAACAAAGGTCTAAAGTATCCACTTCTTGTAAAGCGGTTGACTTGCATGGTTATATCAGGAGCTGCATCTGCTGAAAGTCTTGACATACTTCAACCATCTAATTTATCTCATGAGATGGTTTTAGAG ATGGAAGAGGGCTATGGTTTGCTGAAGAGTGGTTTTGCTATGGCAAATATTTCAGATGAACAGATGGCTT TCCTCACCAAGGAATGGTACAACAGCATAATCGCACGAATTCGCATAAATGCATTTCGTATTGAATTGGCAGTAGGATCATATGAGGATCTTCTATCATCAGCTGCAGCCTGTATAGAAGCTGAAGCTGCTGTTGGAAATGCTGTGTACATGCTTCCATCCTTATACAATCATGATTGTG ATCCTAATGCACACATTGTATGGATAGACAATGCAGATGCACAGTTGAAGGCCCTTTGTGATGTTGAGGAAG ATGAAGAGCTCCGGATCTGCTATATAGATGCAAGTATGGATCATGATGCTCGGCAATCTTTCTTGCTTCAAGGGTTTGGTTTCAAGTGCAATTGCCTTCGGTGTTTGTCAGGGGATTAG
- the LOC133688909 gene encoding histone-lysine N-methyltransferase ATXR4 isoform X1, translated as MSHLVRYSRYLSRFKTPHFPRSQHSTLPFSTTTEDYNKPSRPDPPPIRVALTESAGRGVFSTRKIGAGDLIHTAKPILAHPSLSTINTVCYFCLKKLTSTEFHGKGVAFCSQECKENAKVFYEVETKADWLAFDDYCRENRNEMQYLSSKDLTCRAFVFVLYSYSLILSSCSNKGLKYPLLVKRLTCMVISGAASAESLDILQPSNLSHEMVLEMEEGYGLLKSGFAMANISDEQMAFLTKEWYNSIIARIRINAFRIELAVGSYEDLLSSAAACIEAEAAVGNAVYMLPSLYNHDCDPNAHIVWIDNADAQLKALCDVEEDEELRICYIDASMDHDARQSFLLQGFGFKCNCLRCLSGD; from the exons ATGTCCCATTTAGTCCGTTATAGCCGTTACCTTTCCCGCTTCAAAACCCCACATTTCCCAAGATCCCAACATTCCACACTTCCCTTCTCCACCACCACAGAAGATTACAACAAACCTTCCCGACCCGATCCGCCTCCGATTCGAGTCGCACTCACTGAGTCAGCTGGTCGAGGCGTGTTTTCCACTAGGAAAATCGGTGCTGGAGATCTCATACACACTGCAAAACCTATTTTGGCTCATCCTTCTCTTTCGACTATTAACACTGTCTGTTATTTTTGCCTCAAGAAGTTAACTTCGACCGAGTTTCATGGAAAAGGGGTTGCCTTTTGCAGTCAAGAGTGTAAAGAGAATGCTAAG GTGTTTTATGAAGTTGAGACGAAAGCAGATTGGTTAGCTTTTGATGACTATTGTCG ggaaaacagaaatgaaatgCAGTACTTATCTTCCAAGGATCTGACTTGTAGGGCATTTGTTTTTGTCTTGTATTCTTACTCGTTGATTCTGTCATCATGTAGTAACAAAGGTCTAAAGTATCCACTTCTTGTAAAGCGGTTGACTTGCATGGTTATATCAGGAGCTGCATCTGCTGAAAGTCTTGACATACTTCAACCATCTAATTTATCTCATGAGATGGTTTTAGAG ATGGAAGAGGGCTATGGTTTGCTGAAGAGTGGTTTTGCTATGGCAAATATTTCAGATGAACAGATGGCTT TCCTCACCAAGGAATGGTACAACAGCATAATCGCACGAATTCGCATAAATGCATTTCGTATTGAATTGGCAGTAGGATCATATGAGGATCTTCTATCATCAGCTGCAGCCTGTATAGAAGCTGAAGCTGCTGTTGGAAATGCTGTGTACATGCTTCCATCCTTATACAATCATGATTGTG ATCCTAATGCACACATTGTATGGATAGACAATGCAGATGCACAGTTGAAGGCCCTTTGTGATGTTGAGGAAG ATGAAGAGCTCCGGATCTGCTATATAGATGCAAGTATGGATCATGATGCTCGGCAATCTTTCTTGCTTCAAGGGTTTGGTTTCAAGTGCAATTGCCTTCGGTGTTTGTCAGGGGATTAG